In Mycobacteriales bacterium, the genomic window GAGCTCTGGCGCCGGGTCGGGCTGTCGGTCGACTGGGATCTGACCTACCAGACCATCGGCCCGATCGCCCAGGCCACATCGCAGCGGGCGTTCCTGCGCAATCTGGCCCGCGGCGAGGCCTACAAGGCCGAGGCGCCCACCCTCTGGGACGTCACGTTCCGCACGGCCGTCGCCCAGGCCGAGTTGGAGGAGAAGGACGTCGAGGGTGCCTACGCCCGGGTCGCGTTCCACGGCGCCGCGGGTCCGGTGCACATCGAGACCACCCGGCCCGAGCTGATCCCGGCCTGCGTGGCCCTCGTCGCGCACCCCGACGACGAGCGCTATCAGCCGCTGTTCGGCCAGACCGTGCGGACGCCGCTGTTCGACGTCGAGGTGCCGATCGTCGCCCATCACCTGGCCGAGCCGGACAAAGGCTCGGGCATCGCCATGATCTGTACCTTCGGCGACACCACCGACGTCACGTGGTGGCGTGAGTTGGCGCTGCCGACGCGGTCGGTCATCGGCTGGGACGGCCGGCTGCAGCCGGACACCCCGCCCTGGCTGGAATCGGAGCCGGGCCGCGCTGCCTACGAGCAGCTGGCCGGCAAGACCCCGAAGTCGGCGCAGGCACAGATCCTCGACCTGCTGCGGGCCTCGGGCGACCTCGACGGCGAGCCGCGGCCGATCACGCACCCGGTGAAGTTCTACGAGCGGGGCAGCCGGCCGCTGGAGATCGTCACCACCCGGCAGTGGTACATCCGCAACGGCGGCCGCGACCTCGATCTGCGGGCGGCGCTGATCGAGCGGGGCCGCGAGCTGCGCTGGCACCCGCCGTTCATGCGGCACCGCTACGAGAATTGGGTGGACGGTCTGACCGGCGACTGGCTGGTCAGCCGGCAGCGCTTCCTCGGCGTGCCGTTCCCGCTGTGGTACCGCGTCAACGAGCTGGGCGAGCCGCAGTACGACGACCCGATCGTGCCGGCGGAGTCCGAGCTCCCGATCGACCCGGCGAGCGCCGTCCCGCCCGGCTACATCGAGGACCAACGGGGCAAGGCCGGCGGGTTCGCCGCCGACCCCGATGTCATGGACACCTGGGCGACGTCGTCGCTGACCCCGCAGATCGCCGGCGGGTGGGAGCGTGACCCCGACCTGTTCGCCCGGGTCTTCCCGATGGACCTGCGCCCCCAGGCGCACGACATCATCCGCACCTGGCTCTTCGACACCATCGTGCGGGCGCACCACGAGCACGACAGCCTGCCGTGGACCGACGCCGCGCTCTCCGGCTGGATCCTCGACCCGGACCGCAAGAAGATGTCGAAGTCCAAGGGCACCGCGGTCACCCCGATGCAGCCGCTCGAGCGGCACGGCACCGACGCCTTCCGCTACTGGGCCTGCAACGGCCGGCTCGGCACCGACATGGCCTACGACGAGGGCGCGATCAAGGTGGGCCGCCGGCTCGCCGTGAAGCTGCTCAACGCCAGCCGGTTCGCGCTCGGTACCGGCGTGACCGCGCAGCCCGCGGACGCCGCCGCCGCAGCGACGGTCACCTCCCCGCTGGACCGGGCGCTGCTCGCCGAGCTCGCCGCGGTGGTCGACTTCGCCACCGCGTCCTACGACGCGAACAACTACGCCGCCGCGCTCGAGCGCACCGAGGCCTTCTTCTGGTCCTTCTGCGACGACTACCTCGAGCTGGTGAAGGCGCGTGCGTACGGCGAACGCGGCGAGCCTGACGCCGCCTCGGCCCGGGCCACGCTGTCGATCGCGCTCGCCACGCTGCTCCGGCTCTTCGCCCCGGTCCTGCCGTTCGTGACCGCCGAGGTGTGGTCGTGGTGGCAGGACGGGTCGGTGCATCTGGCGTCGTGGCCCGAGGCTGCGCCGCTGCGCGCGGCTGCGGGCGAGATCGTGCCCGGCATGCTCGCCGCGGCCGCCGACGCGATCGCCGCCGTCCGCAAGGCGAAGTCCGACGCCAAGCTGTCGATGCGGGCCGACGTCGTCAAGCTGGTCGTCTCCGGCGACGATGCGGCGCTCACCGCGCTGCGGACGGTCCTCGACGACGTCAAGGCCGCCGGCCGGGTCGCCACGGTCGAGTTCGCCGCGTCCGACGCCGCTCCGCCGCAGTACGAGGTCACGTTGTGACCAGCCAGGGGCCGGTGCCCGACGAGGCGGCTGTGCACGCCGCCTTCGCCCGGGTCGAGGCCGAACTCGCAGCCCGGTGGCCGGAGTCGCGGCTCGACCCGACACTGGAGCGGATCGAGGCGCTGGTCGACGTACTCGGCTCGCCGCAGCGCAGCTACCCGGTCGTCCACATCACCGGCACCAACGGGAAGACCTCGACCGCCCGGATCGTCGACGCGCTGTTCCAGAGCTTCGGGCTGCGGACCGGCCGCAGCACCAGCCCGCACCTCGCGTCGGTCACCGAGCGCATCAGCATCGACGGCGACCCGATCAGCCCGGCCCGGTTCGTCGAGATCTACGACGACATCGCGCCCTATCTGGAGATGGTCGACGCCAAGCTGCCGATCCCGCTGTCCTACTTCGAGGTCCTCACCGCGATGGCCTTCGTCGCGTTCGCCGACGCGCCGGTCGACGTCGCGATCGTCGAGGTCGGGATGGGCGGCTCGTGGGACTCCACCAACGTCGCCGACGGGCGGGTCGCCGTCGTGACGCCGGTGGCGATCGACCACGCCAATTACCTCGGCGACACGGTCGAGAAGATCGCCACCGAGAAGGCCGGCATCATCAAGCCGGACGCGGTGGCCATCCTCGCCGACCAGCAACCGGCCGCGGCGCAGGTGCTGCTGTCCCGCGCCGTCGAGGTCGGCGCCACCGTCGCCCGAGAGGGGATGGAGTTCGGGATCCAGGAACGCCGGGTCGCCATCGACGGCCAGATGCTGTCCCTGCAGGGCCTCGGCGGCACCTACGACGAGATCTTCCTCCCGCTCTACGGCGCCCACCAGGCGCAGAACGCCGCCGTCGCTCTCGCCGCAGTGGAGGCGTTCTTCGGCGCCGGTCAGGACCGCGCGCTGGTCGTCGAGACCGTGCGGGAAGGGTTCGCCGCAGTCACCTCACCCGGCCGGCTCGAGGCGGTTCGCAGCTCGCCGACCGTGCTCATCGACGCGGCCCACAACCCGCACGGCATGCGCGCGACCGTGGCGGCGCTCGAGGAGTCCTTCCACTTCCGCCGGTTGGTCGGTGTGGTCGCGATGCTCGCCGACAAGGACGTGCGCGGCATGCTCGAGGTGCTCGAACCCGTGCTGGACGCGGTCGTCGTGACGGAGAACTCCTCGCATCGGCGGATGTCGGCCGACGAGCTGGCCGATGCGGTGGTCGACGTCTTCGGGCACGACCGGGTCACCGTCGAGCCCCGCCTCGACGATGCGATCGAATCGGCCGTCGCGCTGACCGAGGAGGACGCCGACATGGTCGGCGGGGCCGGCGTACTCGTCACCGGTTCGGTCATCACCGCCGGCGATGCCCGGCTGCTGCTCGCCGGACGATGACCGGCGACCCGAGCACGGAGCACGCGGAGCGCACGCAGCGCGCCGAGCGGGCCGTGCGCGGTGTGCTGGCCGGCACCCTCGGACTCGAGGCCCTGATGGTGCTGTTCGTGCCGCGGGCGATCGCCCAGACCGGCCCGGGGCTCACCACCGGCCGGCTGGTGATCCTGTTGGTCCTCTTCGCGCTGCTGCTGGTCACCGCGTTCGTCGTCCCGCGCCGGGCCGGGCTGATCCTCGCCACGGTGCTGCAGTTCGCGGTGATCGCCTGCGGCGTGTTCACGCTCGCGATGTACGTCCTCGGTGTGATCTTCCTGGCGATCTGGGTCTACGAGCTGCGGGTGCGGTCGCAGCTCTTACGCCGCTGACCTACGACAGTGGTGTAGTTGGCAGGTCGGGTCGGGCAGCACGATGGTGGCCCGGTGCGGGAGAATGGCTTGAGGTGCCGTCGCGCAGGCGGCGCCACGTCCGGGAGGTGCGTGCGGTGAGCGAGAGTCGACGGCCGGCCGGTGCCCTGGAGGCCGAGGTGCTGGCAACGCTCTGGGCCGCCGCCGCGCCGCTCACCGCCGCGCAGGTCCGCGACTCGCTCGGCGGCGATCTGGCCTACACCACGGTGATGACGATCCTGACCCGGCTGCACGACAAGGCGGTGGTCGAGCGGCATCGCAGCGGCCGCGCCTACGCCTACGCCCCGGTCCTCGACCAGGCCGGTATCGCCGCGGCCCAGATGCGGGCGCTGCTCGATCACGGCGCCGATCGGGCGTCGGTGCTCGCGCTGTTCGTCGACGGCCTCAGTGGCGAGGATGAGCGGGTGCTCACCGACCTGATCCGCCGGGCCGAGGGGACGGACGGGCCCAACTGATGCGGTTCGACGTCTACCTGCCCCTGGCGCTCTCCCTGGTCTTCGGTCTCGGCGGCCCGTGGGTGGCGCGCCGACTCCCGCCGGCCCACGCCACCTGGCTGCTGACCATCGGAGCCGTGACGTCCGCAGTCGGCGCGGCGGCGGCGCTCGGGATGCTCGCCCTGACGATCATCGGCCAGGTGCCGGACATCGCGGTCGCGGGGCACTGGACGGTCGCCGCCCTTCGGCACGCCGACCCGGTCGGGCGCCCGGTCGGGTGGGTCGCGCTGGCCTGCGTCGTCGTCGTCGGCGTCCTGGCCCTGACCGCGCTGGTCCGGCGCCTCGGCGCACTGGTGGAGGCCTACCGCACCTGTCACCGGCTGCCGCAACCGTCGACCCCGCTGCTCGTCCTGGCCGACGCCGGGATGAATGCCTACGCCGTCCCCGGCCGCCCGGGCCGCGTCGTCGTCTCCCGCGAACTCCTGGCCACGCTGCCGCCCGAGCACCGCCGGGTGGTCATCGCCCACGAACGGGCCCATCTCGAGCACCACCACCACTGGCACAACACCGTCGTCTCGGTGGCGGCCGCGCTCAACCCCATGCTTGCGGCGCTGCCCGCAGCCGCCCGGCTGGCCACCGAGCGCTGGGCGGATGAAAGCGCGGCCCGTGCCGCCGGCGACCGGAAGGTCGCGGCCGCGGCCCTCGCCCGGGCCGCGCTCCTCGGCCGGCACTCAGCCCGGGTGCCGGTCGGTGCGATGGCGGCCGGCGGAGCCGACGTCGTCGTCCGGGTGCGGGCCCTGCTCGCCGAACCGGTGCGTTCGCGGCCGCTGCTGCTGCTCGCCGCGGCCGTGCCCCTGGTCCTCGCCACGGTGGCGGTCGCCGCGGCGACCCACGACGTGCACGCCCTGTTCGAGTTGGCCCAGGCGACGTCGGTCTGATCCGGCGACGGCTCAGCCGGCGAGGAACGACAGCCGGACCTCGCGGGTCGCGTTGTCGACGTTGAGGTCCACCAGGCACAGGCTCTGCCAGGTTCCCAGCGCCAGCCGCCCGTCGAGCACCGGAACGGTCGCGTACGGCGGGATCAGCGCCGGCATGACGTGGGATCGGCCGTGACCCGGCGACCCGTGCCGGTGCCGCCACCGACCGTCGGCCGGCAGCAGATCGCGGAGCGCGGCGAGCAGATCCTCGTCGCTGCCCGCCCCGGTCTCGATGAGAGCCAGGCCCGCGGTCGCGTGCGGGACGAAGACCTGCAGCAGGCCGTCCCCGCCGCCGGCCACGAACTCCCGGCACTCGTCGGTCAGGTCGTACACCGTCTCGGCGGACCCGGTCCGCACGGTGATCAGCTCGGAGCGCATCCCCCCATTGTCCGGGACGGCCCGCGCACCCGTTACCGTCTGGCCCGTGACTGAACGCACTCTCGTCCTCGTCAAGCCCGACGGTGTCCGCCGCGGCCTCGTCGGGGAGGTGATCGGCCGATGCGAGCGCAAGGGTCTCGACCTGGTGGCGCTGCAATTGCGCACCCTCGATCGGGACAGCGCGCAGACGCATTACGCCGAGCACGACGGCAAGCCCTTCTTCGCCGACCTGGTCGACTTCATCACCTCGGGCCCGCTCGTCGCGATGGTCGTCGAGGGCCCGCGGGCCATCGCGTCGTTCCGCGCGCTCGCCGGCGCCACCGACCCGCTCAAGGCCGCGACCGGCAGCGTGCGTGGGGATTTCGCCCTCGAGGTGCAGGAGAACATCGTGCACGGGTCGGACTCTCCGGAGTCGGCAGCGCGCGAGATCAAGCTCTTCTTCCCCGACATCGGCGACTAGCCCGGCGGCTCGCCGGGTCGCAAAGATCACCAACCTGACCGAAAGTGCATCGCCGCCCGGTTAGGTTTTTCTCCTGTGGACCCCGATCGTGGCGAGCCGCTGATCCGTGCCGAAGGGCTGACCAAGCGCTTCGGTGACTTCGTCGCGGTCGACGGCATCGACATCACGGTCGAGCGCGGCGAGGCGTTCGGCTTCCTCGGGCCCAACGGCGCGGGCAAGAGCTCCACCATGCGGATGATCGGGTGCGTCTCCCCGGTCAGCGAAGGGGTGCTGCGCATCCTCGGCATGGATCCGGCAGCGGACGGCCCGGCGATCCGGGCGCGGCTGGGCGTGGTGCCGCAGGAGGACACCCTCGACCGCGACCTGACCGTGCGGGAGAACCTCTACATCTACGGTCGCTACTTCGGCATCCCGCGGGCCACGATCCGGGAGCGCTGCGACCGGCTGCTCGACTTCGTCCAGCTCACCGAGCGGGCCGACGACCAGGTCGAGCCGCTCTCCGGCGGCATGAAGCGCCGGCTGACGATCGCCCGGTCCTTGATCAACGAGCCCGAGCTGATGCTCCTGGACGAGCCGACCACCGGGCTGGACCCGCAGGCACGGCACGCGCTGTGGGACCGGCTGTTCCGGCTCAAGCAGCAGGGGGTGACGCAGGTACTGACCACGCACTACATGGACGAGGCCGAGCAGCTGTGCGACCGGCTGGTCGTCATGGACAAGGCGCGCATCGTCGCGCACGGCTCGCCGCGGGACCTGATCGCCCGCTACAGCACCCGGGAGGTGCTCGAACTGCGCTTCGAACCCGGTGAGCACGAGGACATGGCCGGGAAGGTCGACGGGCTCGCCGACCGGGTCGAGGTGCTGCCCGACCGGCTGCTGCTCTACACCGACGACGGCGACGCCGCGGCGGCCGCGGCCCACCGCCGCGGCCTGCGGCCGCTGAGCGTCCTGGTACGCCGCAGCTCGCTGGAGGACGTCTTCCTCCGGCTGACCGGCCGAAGCCTGGTGGAGTGACGCGTGTCGACGACCTTCGCCTTCCGGTCCATGCGGCACTGGGCCTACCAGTACAAGCGGGCCTGGCGTGGGTCGGTCGTCTCCAGCGTGATCAGCCCGGTGCTCTTCCTCGCCGCGATGGGGGTGGGCCTCGGCACCCTGGTCAACCACCATTCGGGCAGCTCCGCCTCCCTCGGCGGGGTCAGCTACATCGACTTCATCGCCCCGGGGCTGCTCGCGGCCACCGCGATGCAGACCGCCACGGGTGAGTCGACGTACCCGGTCATGGACGCCGTCACCTGGGGCAAGACGTACTTCGCGATGATGGC contains:
- a CDS encoding M48 family metalloprotease, with protein sequence MRFDVYLPLALSLVFGLGGPWVARRLPPAHATWLLTIGAVTSAVGAAAALGMLALTIIGQVPDIAVAGHWTVAALRHADPVGRPVGWVALACVVVVGVLALTALVRRLGALVEAYRTCHRLPQPSTPLLVLADAGMNAYAVPGRPGRVVVSRELLATLPPEHRRVVIAHERAHLEHHHHWHNTVVSVAAALNPMLAALPAAARLATERWADESAARAAGDRKVAAAALARAALLGRHSARVPVGAMAAGGADVVVRVRALLAEPVRSRPLLLLAAAVPLVLATVAVAAATHDVHALFELAQATSV
- a CDS encoding DUF4233 domain-containing protein, giving the protein MTGDPSTEHAERTQRAERAVRGVLAGTLGLEALMVLFVPRAIAQTGPGLTTGRLVILLVLFALLLVTAFVVPRRAGLILATVLQFAVIACGVFTLAMYVLGVIFLAIWVYELRVRSQLLRR
- a CDS encoding BlaI/MecI/CopY family transcriptional regulator, whose amino-acid sequence is MSESRRPAGALEAEVLATLWAAAAPLTAAQVRDSLGGDLAYTTVMTILTRLHDKAVVERHRSGRAYAYAPVLDQAGIAAAQMRALLDHGADRASVLALFVDGLSGEDERVLTDLIRRAEGTDGPN
- a CDS encoding YjbQ family protein, which gives rise to MRSELITVRTGSAETVYDLTDECREFVAGGGDGLLQVFVPHATAGLALIETGAGSDEDLLAALRDLLPADGRWRHRHGSPGHGRSHVMPALIPPYATVPVLDGRLALGTWQSLCLVDLNVDNATREVRLSFLAG
- the valS gene encoding valine--tRNA ligase → MTPPRVPDKPSLDGLEDKWLAVWDEEATYRFDRSRGRDEVYSIDTPPPTVSGSLHPGHVFSYTQTDAIARYQRMRGKAVFYPMGWDDNGLPTERRVQNVYGVRCDPGVPYDPDFTPPAKPGKQELPISRRNFVELCVQLSAEDETAFKELWRRVGLSVDWDLTYQTIGPIAQATSQRAFLRNLARGEAYKAEAPTLWDVTFRTAVAQAELEEKDVEGAYARVAFHGAAGPVHIETTRPELIPACVALVAHPDDERYQPLFGQTVRTPLFDVEVPIVAHHLAEPDKGSGIAMICTFGDTTDVTWWRELALPTRSVIGWDGRLQPDTPPWLESEPGRAAYEQLAGKTPKSAQAQILDLLRASGDLDGEPRPITHPVKFYERGSRPLEIVTTRQWYIRNGGRDLDLRAALIERGRELRWHPPFMRHRYENWVDGLTGDWLVSRQRFLGVPFPLWYRVNELGEPQYDDPIVPAESELPIDPASAVPPGYIEDQRGKAGGFAADPDVMDTWATSSLTPQIAGGWERDPDLFARVFPMDLRPQAHDIIRTWLFDTIVRAHHEHDSLPWTDAALSGWILDPDRKKMSKSKGTAVTPMQPLERHGTDAFRYWACNGRLGTDMAYDEGAIKVGRRLAVKLLNASRFALGTGVTAQPADAAAAATVTSPLDRALLAELAAVVDFATASYDANNYAAALERTEAFFWSFCDDYLELVKARAYGERGEPDAASARATLSIALATLLRLFAPVLPFVTAEVWSWWQDGSVHLASWPEAAPLRAAAGEIVPGMLAAAADAIAAVRKAKSDAKLSMRADVVKLVVSGDDAALTALRTVLDDVKAAGRVATVEFAASDAAPPQYEVTL
- the ndk gene encoding nucleoside-diphosphate kinase, whose protein sequence is MTERTLVLVKPDGVRRGLVGEVIGRCERKGLDLVALQLRTLDRDSAQTHYAEHDGKPFFADLVDFITSGPLVAMVVEGPRAIASFRALAGATDPLKAATGSVRGDFALEVQENIVHGSDSPESAAREIKLFFPDIGD
- a CDS encoding ABC transporter ATP-binding protein — translated: MDPDRGEPLIRAEGLTKRFGDFVAVDGIDITVERGEAFGFLGPNGAGKSSTMRMIGCVSPVSEGVLRILGMDPAADGPAIRARLGVVPQEDTLDRDLTVRENLYIYGRYFGIPRATIRERCDRLLDFVQLTERADDQVEPLSGGMKRRLTIARSLINEPELMLLDEPTTGLDPQARHALWDRLFRLKQQGVTQVLTTHYMDEAEQLCDRLVVMDKARIVAHGSPRDLIARYSTREVLELRFEPGEHEDMAGKVDGLADRVEVLPDRLLLYTDDGDAAAAAAHRRGLRPLSVLVRRSSLEDVFLRLTGRSLVE
- a CDS encoding folylpolyglutamate synthase/dihydrofolate synthase family protein, whose protein sequence is MTSQGPVPDEAAVHAAFARVEAELAARWPESRLDPTLERIEALVDVLGSPQRSYPVVHITGTNGKTSTARIVDALFQSFGLRTGRSTSPHLASVTERISIDGDPISPARFVEIYDDIAPYLEMVDAKLPIPLSYFEVLTAMAFVAFADAPVDVAIVEVGMGGSWDSTNVADGRVAVVTPVAIDHANYLGDTVEKIATEKAGIIKPDAVAILADQQPAAAQVLLSRAVEVGATVAREGMEFGIQERRVAIDGQMLSLQGLGGTYDEIFLPLYGAHQAQNAAVALAAVEAFFGAGQDRALVVETVREGFAAVTSPGRLEAVRSSPTVLIDAAHNPHGMRATVAALEESFHFRRLVGVVAMLADKDVRGMLEVLEPVLDAVVVTENSSHRRMSADELADAVVDVFGHDRVTVEPRLDDAIESAVALTEEDADMVGGAGVLVTGSVITAGDARLLLAGR